The Desulfohalovibrio reitneri genome contains a region encoding:
- a CDS encoding NAD-dependent epimerase/dehydratase family protein: MKVTVFGGAGFLGSHVCDKLDDAGYEVTVFDRAPSPWLRPAMTMITGDILDEEAVARAVEGAHAVFNFAGIADIDEANQRPTDTARYNILGNTIILDACHQAGVKRFVFASSVYVYSSSGGFYRCSKQASELFIETFHENHGLDFTVLRYGSLYGPRADDRNAIHRFVRQAMVEGKISYYGSPGALREYIHVEDAADASVEILKPEYANSHIILTGHQAMKVGDVLKMIAEMLPHHVEFEFETHESAAHYEITPYSFNPRMGKKYSPPLHMDLGQGVLRVIEEVHRQSHPELDDRDGILVSRDD, from the coding sequence ATGAAGGTGACTGTATTCGGGGGGGCCGGGTTCCTGGGCTCCCACGTCTGCGACAAGCTGGACGACGCCGGGTACGAGGTGACGGTCTTCGACCGCGCCCCCTCCCCTTGGCTGCGACCCGCAATGACCATGATCACCGGCGACATCCTGGACGAGGAGGCCGTGGCCCGGGCCGTGGAAGGCGCGCACGCGGTATTCAACTTCGCCGGCATCGCGGACATCGACGAGGCTAACCAGCGACCCACCGACACCGCGCGCTACAACATCCTGGGCAACACCATCATCCTCGACGCCTGCCACCAGGCCGGGGTCAAGCGGTTCGTCTTCGCCTCCTCGGTCTACGTCTACTCCTCCTCCGGCGGCTTCTACCGCTGCTCCAAGCAGGCCAGCGAGCTGTTCATCGAAACCTTCCACGAGAACCACGGCCTCGACTTCACCGTGCTGCGCTACGGCTCCCTCTACGGCCCCCGGGCCGACGACCGCAACGCCATCCACCGCTTCGTGCGGCAGGCCATGGTAGAGGGCAAAATCAGCTACTACGGCAGCCCCGGGGCCCTGCGCGAGTATATCCACGTGGAGGACGCGGCCGACGCCAGCGTGGAGATCCTGAAACCGGAGTACGCCAACTCCCACATCATCCTCACCGGACATCAGGCCATGAAGGTGGGCGACGTGCTGAAGATGATCGCCGAGATGCTGCCCCACCACGTGGAGTTCGAGTTCGAGACACATGAATCGGCCGCCCACTACGAGATCACGCCCTATTCCTTCAACCCGCGCATGGGCAAGAAATACTCCCCGCCCCTGCACATGGACCTCGGTCAGGGCGTGCTGCGGGTCATCGAGGAAGTCCACCGCCAGAGCCACCCGGAGCTGGACGACCGCGACGGCATCCTGGTCAGCCGCGACGATTGA
- a CDS encoding DMT family transporter: protein MTDQGKGMLLAFAGILVLSPDTLLVRLLDMPQWDLQVWRGLGQCGGIGLGVAAVYGASTFAVFRAVGRWGLLASVAQGAASILFVNALYLTSVANVLALISTAPLFGALMSRFLLGERLAARTWGACLLGMAAIGIIVGGDVGGEGSHLAGDLVALAQAACMAGAFVLVRKRAEVNMLPCMVISGALVALFSMAQGGGVVVPVDKLPLLVLLCFGVLAVSFGMLFLAPRYIPSPEVNLIMLLEMVLGPLLVWWVVGETVPPATMIGGGLLFATLAFHSWLGLHSVRRARRLARAAGG from the coding sequence ATGACCGATCAGGGCAAGGGAATGCTGCTGGCCTTCGCCGGCATATTGGTGCTCAGCCCGGACACGCTGTTGGTGCGGCTTTTGGACATGCCGCAGTGGGATTTGCAGGTCTGGCGGGGTTTGGGTCAGTGCGGCGGCATCGGCCTGGGCGTGGCCGCGGTGTACGGCGCGTCCACCTTCGCCGTGTTCCGGGCCGTGGGGCGCTGGGGGTTGTTGGCCTCGGTGGCCCAGGGCGCGGCCTCCATCCTTTTCGTCAACGCCCTCTACCTGACCAGCGTGGCCAACGTGCTGGCCCTCATTTCCACCGCGCCGCTGTTCGGCGCGCTCATGAGCCGCTTTCTGCTGGGCGAGCGGCTGGCCGCCCGCACCTGGGGGGCCTGCCTGCTGGGCATGGCCGCCATCGGAATCATCGTGGGCGGCGACGTGGGCGGTGAAGGCTCGCACCTGGCCGGGGACCTGGTGGCACTGGCCCAGGCGGCCTGCATGGCCGGGGCCTTCGTGCTGGTGCGCAAGCGGGCGGAGGTGAACATGCTGCCCTGCATGGTCATCTCCGGCGCGTTGGTGGCCCTGTTCTCCATGGCCCAGGGCGGCGGCGTGGTGGTGCCCGTGGACAAGCTGCCCCTGCTCGTCCTGCTCTGCTTCGGGGTGCTGGCCGTCTCCTTCGGCATGCTCTTTCTGGCCCCGCGCTACATTCCCTCGCCCGAGGTCAACCTCATCATGCTGCTGGAAATGGTGCTGGGACCGCTGCTGGTCTGGTGGGTGGTGGGCGAGACCGTGCCCCCGGCCACCATGATCGGCGGGGGGCTGCTCTTCGCCACCCTGGCCTTCCACTCCTGGCTGGGGCTGCACTCGGTGCGGCGGGCCAGGCGGCTGGCCCGGGCGGCGGGAGGCTAG
- a CDS encoding DMT family transporter, which yields MTDQGKGVLLAFTGILVLSPDSLLVRLLDAPQWDLQLWRGLGQTVGMGAGMAALYGSGLLGAMRAMGRWGLVMALAQAAASILFVAAIYLTTVANVLALISSAPLFSALLSRFALGERLPRRTWWACALGMAAIAVIVGGDAGGEGSHLAGDLLALAQALCLACAFTLVRKRAAVNMLPCFILSGLLIAGFSLAQGGWVAAPPDKLPLFLLLCLGVLPAAYTLLFLAPRYIPSPEVNLIMLLEMVLGPLLVWWAVDESVPPATLAGGSVLFAVLAVHSWLGLRQARAARRLAGPD from the coding sequence ATGACCGATCAGGGCAAGGGGGTGTTGCTGGCCTTCACCGGCATCCTCGTCCTCAGCCCGGACAGCCTGCTGGTGCGCCTGCTGGACGCGCCGCAGTGGGATCTGCAGCTGTGGCGCGGGCTGGGGCAGACCGTGGGCATGGGCGCGGGCATGGCCGCGCTGTACGGCTCCGGGCTGCTCGGGGCAATGCGCGCCATGGGCCGCTGGGGGCTGGTCATGGCCCTGGCCCAGGCCGCGGCCTCCATCCTTTTCGTGGCGGCCATCTACCTGACCACCGTGGCCAACGTGCTGGCCCTCATCTCCTCGGCCCCGCTTTTCAGCGCCCTGCTCAGCCGCTTCGCCCTGGGGGAGCGGCTGCCCAGGCGCACCTGGTGGGCCTGCGCGCTGGGCATGGCCGCCATCGCGGTCATCGTGGGCGGCGACGCCGGCGGGGAGGGCTCCCACCTGGCCGGGGACCTGCTGGCCCTGGCCCAGGCCCTCTGCCTGGCCTGCGCCTTCACCCTGGTGCGCAAGCGGGCGGCCGTGAACATGCTGCCCTGCTTCATCCTCTCCGGACTGCTCATCGCCGGGTTCTCCCTGGCCCAGGGCGGCTGGGTGGCCGCGCCCCCGGACAAGCTCCCCCTGTTCCTGCTGCTCTGTCTCGGGGTGCTGCCCGCGGCCTACACCCTGCTTTTCCTGGCCCCGCGCTACATTCCCTCGCCCGAGGTCAACCTCATCATGCTTCTGGAGATGGTGCTGGGGCCGCTGCTGGTCTGGTGGGCGGTGGATGAGTCCGTGCCCCCGGCCACTCTGGCGGGCGGTTCCGTCCTCTTCGCCGTGCTGGCGGTGCACTCCTGGCTGGGGCTGCGGCAGGCTCGGGCGGCCCGGCGGCTGGCCGGCCCGGACTGA
- a CDS encoding polysaccharide biosynthesis protein — MHRQLRNPNFYAMLLADAVLFSAALSLAYLIRFEFSLSPYYADQLYTFLPFVTGAKLAVYFAFGLYRGMWRYTSFYELWRLVKAAVLATVLLATAALFILGFEGYSRSVLLLDSMLAIVFTGGLRIAIRRAFEHGSFTAALRSALSSRVSEAGRRVLIAGAGDAGEQLLRQVSRDPELGLTVAGFVDDDPDKMGRSLHGVPVLGEIGDLPLLAEKEEADEIIIALPQATGEQMRRVVAACEETGLPFRTLPGYSELLGGEVTLRSLREVNMEDLLGREPVALETDRIASCLTGKVVLVTGCGGSIGSELCRQIAPYRPARMILLDSGEYNLYTVQMELHHELGFEDYVPVLGKVQDQGLLDRVFATHAPQVVFHAAAYKHVPLMEINPWEAVHNNIQASRRLMETAVRFQAERFVLVSTDKAVRPTNVMGASKRVTELLLQSLTGGRTRFMSVRFGNVIGSSGSVIPLFMDQIRRGGPVTVTHPDVTRYFMTISEAAQLILQAATMGEEGEIFLLKMGQPVKIADMARDLIRLAGKVPDRDVEIRYTGLRPGEKLFEELITAGEDVTPTGHEKILRLRADDSWYGLGSREDMRTWLVQRLEELYGLAEAFDHCGIKAKLAEVVREYEMREESCVLETSPDAAAEEA; from the coding sequence ATGCACAGGCAGCTTCGCAACCCCAATTTCTACGCCATGCTTCTGGCGGACGCGGTTCTCTTTTCCGCGGCCCTGAGCCTGGCCTATCTCATCCGCTTCGAGTTCTCCCTAAGCCCCTACTACGCCGACCAACTCTACACCTTCCTGCCCTTCGTGACAGGCGCCAAGCTGGCGGTCTACTTCGCCTTCGGCCTGTACCGGGGCATGTGGCGCTACACCAGCTTCTACGAGCTGTGGCGGCTGGTGAAGGCCGCGGTGCTGGCCACCGTGCTGCTGGCCACGGCCGCCCTCTTCATCCTGGGCTTCGAGGGCTACTCCCGCTCGGTGCTGCTGCTGGACTCCATGCTGGCCATCGTCTTCACCGGCGGCCTGCGCATCGCCATTCGCCGCGCCTTCGAGCACGGCTCCTTCACCGCCGCCCTGCGCTCCGCCCTCTCCTCGCGGGTCAGCGAAGCGGGCAGGCGCGTCCTCATCGCGGGCGCGGGGGACGCCGGGGAACAGCTCCTGCGGCAGGTCTCGCGCGACCCGGAACTTGGCCTCACCGTGGCCGGGTTCGTGGACGACGACCCGGATAAGATGGGCCGCAGCCTGCACGGCGTGCCCGTGCTGGGCGAAATCGGGGACCTCCCCCTGCTGGCGGAAAAGGAGGAGGCTGACGAGATCATCATCGCCCTGCCCCAGGCCACCGGCGAGCAGATGCGCCGCGTGGTGGCCGCCTGCGAGGAGACCGGCCTGCCCTTCCGCACCCTGCCCGGCTACTCCGAGCTGCTGGGCGGCGAGGTCACACTGCGCTCCCTGCGCGAGGTGAACATGGAGGACCTCCTCGGCCGCGAGCCCGTGGCCCTGGAGACCGACCGCATCGCCTCCTGCCTGACCGGCAAGGTGGTGCTGGTCACCGGCTGCGGCGGCTCCATCGGCTCCGAGCTGTGCCGCCAGATCGCCCCTTACCGCCCGGCGCGAATGATCCTCCTGGATTCCGGGGAATACAACCTCTACACCGTGCAAATGGAGTTGCACCACGAGCTGGGCTTTGAGGACTACGTGCCCGTGCTCGGCAAGGTGCAGGACCAGGGGCTGCTGGACCGCGTATTCGCCACCCACGCCCCGCAGGTGGTTTTCCACGCCGCAGCCTACAAGCACGTGCCGCTTATGGAGATCAATCCCTGGGAGGCGGTGCACAACAACATCCAGGCCTCCCGCCGCCTCATGGAGACGGCCGTGCGCTTCCAGGCGGAGCGGTTCGTGCTGGTCTCCACCGACAAGGCGGTGCGCCCCACCAACGTCATGGGCGCGTCCAAACGGGTCACCGAACTCCTGTTGCAGAGCCTCACCGGCGGCCGAACCCGCTTCATGTCCGTGCGATTCGGCAACGTCATCGGCTCCTCCGGCTCGGTCATCCCCCTGTTCATGGACCAGATACGCCGGGGCGGCCCCGTCACCGTGACCCACCCCGACGTGACGCGCTACTTCATGACCATCTCCGAGGCGGCCCAGCTCATCCTGCAGGCGGCCACCATGGGCGAGGAAGGGGAAATCTTTCTGCTGAAGATGGGCCAGCCGGTGAAGATCGCGGACATGGCCCGCGACCTCATCCGCCTGGCCGGCAAGGTCCCGGACAGGGACGTGGAAATCCGCTACACCGGCCTGCGCCCGGGGGAAAAGCTCTTCGAGGAGCTCATCACCGCGGGCGAGGACGTGACGCCCACAGGGCACGAAAAGATTCTACGGCTGCGGGCCGACGACTCCTGGTACGGCCTGGGCTCCCGCGAGGACATGCGGACCTGGCTGGTCCAGCGGCTCGAGGAGCTGTACGGGCTGGCCGAGGCCTTCGACCACTGCGGCATCAAGGCCAAGCTGGCCGAGGTGGTGCGGGAGTACGAGATGCGCGAGGAGTCCTGCGTGCTGGAAACATCGCCGGACGCGGCCGCGGAGGAAGCATGA
- a CDS encoding ABC-type transport auxiliary lipoprotein family protein: MIRRPHAALAALLLLVLLATGCGGLPGSGPAPSLYVLTPKNTFPHDLPQVEGQLVISLPTAGRALQSDRIALRPIPEEIKYFKGARWISNLPYMVQTLMLESFENTGKITSVGREAITLRPDYQLLTEIREFQADRFSSGPPTANVRLNLKLIHQPEQRIIAAKTFESRTKAEHNTMKSVIQAFDRALGDTLKDSVSWTLRRMGRNGSGEE, from the coding sequence ATGATCCGCCGCCCCCACGCAGCCCTCGCCGCCCTGCTCCTCCTGGTCCTCCTGGCCACGGGATGCGGCGGCCTGCCCGGCTCCGGCCCAGCCCCCAGCCTCTACGTGCTCACCCCCAAGAACACCTTCCCCCACGATCTGCCCCAAGTGGAAGGCCAGCTCGTCATCTCCCTGCCCACCGCCGGGCGCGCCCTGCAGTCCGACCGCATCGCACTGCGCCCCATCCCCGAGGAAATCAAATACTTCAAGGGCGCCCGCTGGATCTCCAACCTGCCCTACATGGTCCAGACCCTCATGTTGGAATCCTTCGAAAACACCGGCAAAATCACCTCTGTGGGGCGCGAGGCCATCACTCTGCGACCCGACTACCAGCTCCTCACCGAAATCCGGGAGTTCCAGGCCGACCGCTTCTCCTCCGGCCCCCCCACCGCCAACGTCCGCCTCAACCTCAAACTCATCCACCAGCCCGAACAACGCATCATCGCCGCCAAAACCTTCGAAAGCCGCACCAAGGCCGAACACAACACCATGAAATCCGTCATCCAGGCCTTCGACAGGGCCCTTGGGGACACCCTCAAAGACTCCGTGTCCTGGACCCTCCGCCGCATGGGCAGGAACGGGAGTGGGGAAGAGTAG
- the zupT gene encoding zinc transporter ZupT gives MPDNVLFAFALTLFAGLSTGVGSALAFFNRRHNEKFLASALGFSAGVMLYVSFMEIMPKATEALARDMPGGSASWLSAAAFFGGVLLAGVIDRLVPSYENPHEIHRVEEMDDPSERARFQKLYKTGLFTALAIAIHNFPEGLATFIAALDDPSLGVPIAVAIAIHNIPEGIAVSVPIYYATSSRRRAFFLSFASGLSEPLGALVGFLLLMPFLNGIMFGLLFASVAGIMVFISLDELLPAAREYGEHHLSIYGLVAGMAVMAASLLLFQ, from the coding sequence ATGCCGGACAACGTCCTCTTCGCCTTCGCCCTGACCCTGTTCGCCGGGCTGTCCACCGGAGTGGGCTCCGCCCTGGCCTTTTTCAACCGCCGCCACAACGAGAAGTTCCTGGCCTCGGCCCTGGGCTTCTCCGCCGGAGTCATGCTCTACGTCTCCTTCATGGAGATCATGCCCAAGGCAACCGAGGCGTTGGCGCGGGACATGCCCGGCGGCTCGGCCTCCTGGCTGTCCGCCGCGGCCTTTTTCGGCGGCGTGCTTCTGGCCGGGGTCATCGACCGGCTGGTGCCCTCCTACGAGAATCCCCACGAAATCCATCGCGTGGAGGAGATGGACGACCCTTCGGAGCGGGCCCGCTTCCAAAAGCTCTACAAGACCGGCTTGTTCACCGCCCTGGCCATCGCCATCCACAATTTTCCCGAGGGGCTGGCCACCTTCATCGCCGCCCTGGACGACCCCTCCCTGGGCGTGCCCATCGCCGTGGCCATCGCCATCCACAACATTCCCGAGGGCATCGCCGTGTCCGTGCCCATCTACTACGCCACCTCCAGCCGCCGCCGCGCCTTCTTCCTGTCCTTCGCCTCCGGCCTCTCCGAACCCCTGGGGGCGCTCGTTGGCTTCCTCCTGCTCATGCCTTTCCTGAACGGCATCATGTTCGGCCTGCTCTTCGCCTCGGTGGCCGGCATCATGGTCTTCATCTCCCTGGACGAACTGCTGCCCGCCGCCCGCGAGTACGGCGAGCACCACCTCTCCATCTACGGCCTGGTGGCGGGCATGGCCGTCATGGCCGCCTCCCTGCTGCTTTTTCAGTGA
- a CDS encoding SDR family NAD(P)-dependent oxidoreductase: MDLRLQGKLAVVTGSTKGIGLATARLLDQEGARVVINGRSRESVDQALTSFGKHASGVPADLSTAEGCADFVSHVKALGRPDILVNNMGIFEPKDFFDIPDEDWERFFRTNVMSGVRLARAFMPAMLERGWGRIVFLSSESAVNIPEEMIHYGMTKTAYLSIARGLAQLATGTDVTVNSVLPGPTWSEGVGGFVTELAEGEDMDVEEFKEEVFFEEARPTSILQRFTRPEEIASMIVYLCSPLASATTGGAIRADGGTVRSILP, encoded by the coding sequence ATGGATCTGCGACTGCAAGGCAAGCTGGCGGTGGTCACCGGCTCCACCAAGGGCATCGGCCTGGCCACGGCCAGGCTTCTGGACCAGGAGGGCGCGCGGGTGGTCATCAACGGCCGCTCCCGCGAGAGCGTGGACCAGGCGCTGACATCCTTCGGCAAGCACGCCAGTGGCGTGCCCGCGGACCTGTCCACGGCCGAGGGGTGCGCGGATTTCGTCAGCCACGTCAAGGCGCTGGGGCGGCCGGACATCCTGGTCAACAACATGGGCATCTTCGAGCCCAAGGACTTCTTCGACATCCCGGACGAGGACTGGGAACGCTTCTTCCGGACCAACGTCATGAGCGGAGTGCGGCTGGCCCGCGCCTTCATGCCCGCCATGCTGGAGCGCGGCTGGGGGCGGATCGTCTTTCTCTCCTCGGAGAGCGCGGTGAACATTCCCGAGGAGATGATCCACTACGGCATGACCAAGACCGCGTATCTGTCCATCGCGCGCGGCCTGGCCCAACTGGCCACGGGAACGGACGTCACCGTCAACTCGGTGCTGCCCGGCCCCACTTGGTCCGAGGGCGTGGGCGGCTTCGTTACCGAGCTGGCCGAGGGAGAGGACATGGACGTGGAGGAGTTCAAGGAGGAGGTCTTTTTCGAGGAGGCCCGGCCCACCTCCATCCTCCAGCGCTTCACCCGGCCCGAGGAGATCGCCTCCATGATCGTCTACCTCTGCTCGCCGCTGGCCTCGGCCACCACGGGCGGAGCCATCCGCGCGGACGGCGGCACGGTGCGGTCCATTCTGCCATGA
- a CDS encoding phage regulatory CII family protein, translating to MRVTEILHQRIVTREGLAKRVAQSIGKPYPTLLRELNPFDRGAKLGVDDLAAVIKATGDESALRHIAEELGYRLEKS from the coding sequence ATGCGCGTCACGGAAATCCTTCACCAGCGGATCGTCACCAGAGAGGGACTGGCCAAGCGGGTAGCCCAGTCCATAGGCAAGCCCTACCCCACCCTGCTGCGGGAGCTGAACCCCTTCGACAGGGGGGCCAAGCTCGGCGTGGACGATCTGGCGGCCGTCATCAAGGCCACGGGCGACGAATCCGCCCTGCGCCACATCGCCGAGGAACTCGGCTACCGCCTGGAAAAATCCTGA
- a CDS encoding MlaD family protein, whose translation MEIKARFIAVGIFTLAVVLAAFGFVLWKARLHVEQQFTHYDIYFQDTVAGLTPASQVQFNGIKVGGVDNIVVDPDNPSRVRVRIQVAANTPIRRDAVATLEPKGITGETYIQIEGGSADAPALTPDKGEDVAVITSKSSDIQEVFARAPQLLEQGVKLMDRLSKLVNEENRQRMGNILADAEIFAATLADNSQRIDRALADATRLMEDLTGAASRLEQLAGHADATLDRADRAFNAANTYIDQDLARTTEQLHNMAASIDQLTRSAGPGITAFTNEGLLSFRQFLDEARRLMSTLDRVAQRFESNPQAIIFGESVPEEELQ comes from the coding sequence ATGGAAATCAAGGCACGCTTCATCGCCGTAGGCATTTTCACCCTGGCGGTCGTCCTGGCGGCCTTCGGGTTCGTGCTCTGGAAAGCCAGGCTGCACGTGGAACAGCAGTTTACCCACTACGACATCTACTTCCAGGACACCGTGGCCGGACTCACCCCCGCCTCCCAGGTGCAGTTCAACGGCATCAAGGTCGGCGGCGTGGACAACATCGTCGTGGACCCGGACAATCCCTCCCGGGTTCGGGTCCGCATCCAGGTGGCCGCCAACACGCCCATCCGGCGCGACGCCGTGGCCACCCTGGAGCCCAAGGGCATCACCGGCGAAACCTACATCCAGATCGAGGGCGGCTCCGCCGACGCCCCGGCCCTGACACCGGACAAGGGGGAGGACGTGGCCGTCATCACCTCCAAGTCATCGGACATCCAGGAAGTATTCGCCCGCGCGCCCCAGCTTCTGGAACAGGGCGTCAAACTCATGGACAGGCTGAGCAAGCTGGTCAACGAGGAGAACCGCCAACGTATGGGCAACATCCTGGCGGACGCCGAAATCTTCGCCGCCACACTGGCCGACAACAGCCAGCGCATAGACCGCGCCCTGGCCGACGCCACCAGGCTCATGGAAGACCTCACCGGAGCAGCCTCCCGCCTGGAACAACTGGCCGGGCACGCCGACGCCACCCTCGACCGCGCCGACCGCGCCTTCAATGCGGCCAATACCTACATCGACCAGGACCTCGCCAGAACCACCGAGCAACTCCACAACATGGCCGCCAGCATCGATCAACTCACGCGGAGCGCCGGGCCGGGCATAACCGCCTTCACCAACGAGGGACTGCTCTCCTTCAGGCAATTCCTGGACGAGGCCCGCCGCCTCATGTCCACCCTCGACCGCGTGGCCCAGCGCTTCGAGTCCAACCCGCAAGCCATCATCTTCGGGGAATCCGTGCCCGAGGAGGAGTTGCAATGA
- a CDS encoding HD-GYP domain-containing protein, producing the protein MAKFSIPEYKVKIDQLQPGVYIRLEGHWFEHPFLFTRFKIKSEEQIRVLRDSGVEEVTCVPAKSDRLPISRSKSAERAEAGEPEPAKKQAKDPATERFWKLKKERIEKLKTKRDEIKACEEKYRKSAKAVPGMMDGVLTGSAESVEQAGDMIADMVDVLLNDRDAVVHLMGSEEDESLYYHSLNVSVLALMLGKDIGLGQEDMSALGLGCLFHDVGKNRIDKKILKKKGPLTKPEQELLHLHPRYGVEIALKTGAFPEGALRAIFQHHEAADGSGYPKGFTKKKTHRLARVASIANVYDNLVNDPLREKAMTPYQAMSFMFAKLKNKLDMDIFSSFIRCLGIYPPGTICQLSNEAIGLVISVNQRNPLKPSLLLFDPEVPREEAVIFDMEDDPELGVLKSIHPQDLPKEIFDYLNPSTEVAYFTNNAGEKPSS; encoded by the coding sequence ATGGCCAAGTTCTCCATCCCGGAATACAAGGTCAAGATCGACCAGCTACAGCCCGGCGTCTACATCCGCCTGGAGGGGCACTGGTTCGAGCACCCCTTCCTCTTCACCCGCTTCAAGATAAAGAGCGAGGAGCAGATCAGGGTTTTGCGCGACTCCGGCGTGGAGGAGGTGACTTGCGTCCCGGCCAAGAGCGACCGACTGCCCATCTCCCGCTCCAAGTCCGCCGAGCGGGCCGAGGCCGGAGAGCCCGAACCCGCCAAAAAGCAGGCCAAGGACCCGGCCACCGAGCGCTTCTGGAAGCTCAAGAAGGAGCGCATCGAGAAGCTCAAGACCAAACGCGACGAGATAAAGGCCTGCGAGGAAAAGTACCGCAAGTCCGCCAAGGCCGTGCCCGGCATGATGGACGGCGTGCTCACCGGCAGCGCCGAAAGCGTGGAGCAGGCCGGGGACATGATCGCGGACATGGTGGACGTGCTGCTCAACGACCGCGACGCCGTGGTCCACCTCATGGGCAGCGAGGAGGACGAGAGCCTCTACTACCACTCCCTCAACGTCTCGGTGCTGGCGCTGATGCTGGGCAAGGACATCGGCCTCGGCCAGGAGGATATGTCCGCCCTGGGCCTTGGCTGCCTCTTTCACGATGTGGGCAAAAACCGCATCGACAAGAAGATCCTCAAGAAAAAAGGCCCGCTGACCAAACCGGAGCAGGAGCTCCTTCACCTCCACCCCCGCTACGGCGTGGAGATCGCCCTCAAGACCGGCGCTTTCCCGGAAGGCGCGCTGCGCGCCATCTTCCAGCACCACGAGGCCGCGGACGGCTCCGGCTACCCCAAGGGCTTCACCAAGAAGAAAACCCACCGCCTGGCGCGGGTGGCCTCCATCGCCAACGTCTACGACAACCTGGTCAACGACCCGCTCCGCGAAAAGGCCATGACCCCATACCAGGCCATGTCCTTCATGTTCGCCAAGCTCAAGAACAAGCTGGACATGGACATCTTCTCCAGCTTCATCCGCTGCCTGGGCATCTACCCGCCCGGCACCATCTGCCAGCTCTCCAACGAGGCCATCGGGCTGGTCATCTCCGTGAACCAGCGCAACCCCCTCAAGCCCTCGCTGCTGCTCTTCGACCCCGAAGTCCCGCGCGAGGAGGCGGTCATCTTCGACATGGAGGACGACCCCGAACTCGGGGTGCTCAAGTCCATCCACCCCCAGGACCTGCCCAAGGAAATCTTCGACTACCTCAACCCGAGCACCGAGGTGGCCTACTTCACCAACAACGCGGGCGAGAAACCCTCCTCCTGA